A region of the Nocardia asteroides genome:
CGTAGCGGCGGATGGCGTAGTCGCCGTCCTTGAATACCGCGACGCCGGTCGGCACGGTGCCCTTCGGCTTCGGGGCGAACATGGTCGCATCGTGGAAGCGTTCGTAGTAGAGGTCGGCGACGCTGCGGGCGGTGTCGGTGAACCAGTAGATGCTCACCGTGGTCAGCAGGCGATCGAGGTCGACGGCCTGTTCGGGCAGGTCGTGGGACTGGTCGGTCCACTCGCGGTACTTCTCCACGATCCAGCCGAGCTGGCCGGTCGGGGAATCGGCGAGCAATTGCGCGATGGTGTTCGGGCGTGAGCCCTTCAGGTTCATGTAGGCCGAGCCGTCGTCCTGGAACTTCTTCATCCCGCCGAGGCGCGCCTTCTCCGCGTCGGTGAGCGCGGCCATGTCGGCGGGATCGCCGGTCGGGAAGGTGACCAGCGCGTTGACGTGCACGCCGACGACATGTTCCGTGTCGATCCGCCCCAGTGCGGGGGCGATGAAAGCGCCGTGGTCACCGCCCTGCACGCCGTAGCGGTGGTAGTCCAGCCGGGCCATGAGTTCGGCGAGGGCCGCCGCGATCCGGCCGTCGTTCCACCCCGCCTCGGTGATCGGGCCGGAGAACCCGTGGCCGGGCAGCGACGGGACGACGAGGTGGAAGGCGGGAGCCTGGGGTGCGCCGTGGGCGGCGGGGTCGGTGAGCGGGCCGATCATGTCGAGGAAGTCGGCCACCGAACTGGGCCAACCGTGCAGGAGCAGCAAGGGGGTGGCGTCCTCCCGGGCCGAACGAATGTGGAGGAAGTGCACGTTCTGACCGGCGATCGTGGTGGTGAACTGCGGGTGGGCGTTCAGCTCGGTCTCGGCGGCGCGCCAGTCGAACTTCTCGGCCCAGTAGCCGGCCAGGTTCTTCAGGTAGGCGGTCGGCACGCCACGTTCCCATCCGGTACCGGGCAGGTCGTCGATCCAGCGGGTGCGGGCCAGGCGCAGGCGCAGGTCGTCCAGGTCGGCCTGGGGGACGTCGATGCGGAAGGGGCGGATCTCGGTGTTCGTCATGCCATTGATGCTTCGGGTAACGAGGGGGTGAGCGAATCACGAGAATCCGTTATTTCGCGCGTTCGGTGTGCGGGCTCATCTCTCACCCCGGGTGCGGCGCGGGCCCTCGCCCGACCTCCGCAGTTGTCGCCGAGGCGCGGTACGGGCATGATCGCGCCGTGGTCAGCCTTCCCGTAAGCGGCGCCTTCGTGGGGCGGGCCGCCGAGCTCGCAGCATTGCAGGACGCCTACCGTGATCCAGCGGTGCACACCGTACTGATCGGCGGCGAAGCGGGCATCGGCAAGTCGCGGCTGGTAGCGGAGTTCACGACGCGGCTCGGCGGACGCACGGCGGTGTTGTCCGGACGGTGTCCGGAGTTCGGCGCGACGGGCGTGCCGTTCACGCCTTTCGTCGCGGTCATGCGCGCGGTCCTGCGTGAATTGGGGGTGGAGGGCCTAGCGGCGCTGCTTCCGGTGCCCGAGCCGGCGGTGGCGCGCTGGCTTCCCGAGCTGGCCGCGCGGTCCGGCACGGCGGGCGCCGAGACCGATCGAACCCGGTTGTTCGGCGAGATCCTGACCGTGCTGGAACAGTTCGCGCTGACCAGGCCCCTGGTGGTGGTGCTGGAGGACCTGCACTGGGCCGACGACGCCAGCTTGGCATTGCTCGCTTTCCTGGTGGCCAACCTGGCCGAGGGCGATCTGGTGCTGGTCGGCACCTACCGGCCCGCCGACTCCGAACCGCTGCGCAAGCTGGTCACGGGCCTGCGCCGCGACCCGCGTGTGCGACTGCTGACTCCGCCGCCGCTGACCAAGCACGAAGTGGGCAGGCAGCTGGCCGCACTGCACGCCAGAGAACCGGAGCCAGGGACGATCGCGAGGGTCTTCGAGCGCAGCAGGGGAATTCCGCTGTTCGTGGAAGCGCTCGGCCCCGCGCCCGAGGACACGCCCGCCGAGCTGTCGGAGCTGTTGCTCGGCTATCTGTCCGACCTGCCCGAGCAGACCGCTTCGGTGCTGAGCCTCGCGGCGGCGGCCGGGTCTTCGGTCCCGCACACGCTGCTGGAGGCCGCCACCGACCTCACACCGGCCGCGCTCACCACTGCCCTGCACCAACTGATCGATCGGCAACTGCTGGTCACCACCGACACCGGCTACGAGTTCCGGCACGTCCTCATCCGTGAAGCGGTCTACGACGATCTTTTACCCGTCGAACGAAAGCGGTTGCACGCCAGAATTTCTCAGGTACTCCTCGAGCACAGGAAACAGGACCCGCACCAGTTCCCCTCCGCCGAGCTGGCCTACCACGCGTATGCCGCCGGAGAGCTGCCGCCCGCCCTCGAGGCCGCGTGGGAATCGGCGTCGGAGGCCGAGAGCATCGGCGCGCATCGTGATCAGGTGCGCCATCTGGACCGGGTGCTCGAACTGTGGGATCACGTGCCGGACGCGGCGAGCAGGGTGGAGGTCGAGCGGCTCGATGTCGTGGAAGCGGTCGTGGCGGCGTGTCATCGCGGCGGTGTCGTCGAGCGCGGGATCGCCGCAGCCGACGCGGCGCTGGCCGCCATCGATGCGGCGACCGAACCGGAGCGCGCCGCCCGGCTGCACCACTATCGCGCCGGACTGCGGAATCAGAGCAGCAGCGGCGGCGAGGACGACCTGCTCGCGGCCCTGGCACTGCTTCCCGCGCACCCGCCGACCCGGCTGCGCGGCGAGGTGCTCGCCGAACTCGCCGCGGCGCGCGTGTTCAGCGGTGCGGCGGCTGCCGCCGAGAACGACGCGCGCTCCGCCGCCGAGGTGGCCGAACAGCTCGACGACCTACCGCTGGCCGCGCGCGCCCACGCCTATCTCGGACTGGCCACCGCGGATCGCTCGGAGGTCGCCACGGCGCATTTCGACCGTGCGCATGCCGCGGCGAAGGCAGCGGGAGATCCGGGAACCCTGCTGACGGTGGTGCTGTGGGAGTCAGCGCTGCTGGTGTCGGCAGGCGCCAACGAGAAGGCCATCGCCGCCATCCAACAGGGTCTGCGAGCCGCGCACGAGACCTACCGGTTCGCCGAAGCCGCGCCGATTCTGCTGGTCAAATGGGCTCAGGCACTCACAGCCCTGGGTCGATGGAACGAGGCGCTCGATCTGGTCGACGAATCGCTCACCGAGCGGTTGCCGCCGTTGAGCACCGCCGCGCTGCTGCTGTGTCACGCCAGGATCATGCTGGCGCGCGGCGACGCGAACGCCACGGCGACGAGCGCGAGAACCGCGCAGCCGTTGCTCGGCGACAGTCGATGGGCCAGGCAATACCAAATTCAGCTGTACACGGTGCAATCCGAGATCGCGCACGCGGCGGGCGACCCGCAGCGCGCCGCTGAGATCGGCGCGGCGACGCTGATCGCGGACGATCTGGCCGCACATCATCACGAGGCGTGGGCGCTGGCCGATACGGTCGCCCGGACGCGCTGCGCTCCCATGGTTCTGCATTCGGTCACGGAAAAGCTGCCCGTGACCAGCGCGGTCGACGCCGCGTACCGGAATTCCTGCCACGCCGTGCGCAGTGGCCGTCCCGCCGACTGGGACGCGGTGGTCGCCTCCTGGCGGGCCCTTCGTCAGCCGTACGAGCTGGCGCGCAGCCTGCTGGACTCCGGGGCAGCCGAACTGGCCGCGGGCGATCGCCCGGCAGCGCGCGACGCACTGCGGTCGGTGCTCGAGCTGGCCGACGAACTGGCGGCGCCTCCCCTCGCCGAGCAAGCCAGACAGTTGGCCGAGCGCGCCGGAATCGTTCTCGCCGAATCCTCCGACCGGTCCTCCCCAGCGCGGCGGCCGAGCACCGCGGGCCTGACGCCCCGGGAACTCGACGTGCTGCGGCTGGTAGCCACGGGCGCGAGCAACCGCCGGATCGCGGCCGAACTGTTCATCAGCGCCAACACCGCCGGTGTGCACGTCTCGCGCATCCTCGCCAAACTCGGCGCGGCCACCCGCACCGAGGCCGCGGCGATGGCGCACGCCCGCGGCCTGCTCAGCCCCTCGACCGACGGGTGAGCGGCGCATGGCGGGGCCGTTCGGCACTGGTGAGTGGCGCGGCGATTCCGACGCCGACTTTCCGTCGGGGCGGGACCCGGTCCCATCCCGGTCCGTAAGATACAGTGAGTCGAACATGTCTCGAAAGGACGGGCTGATGCGGTCGACCTTGCTGTCCCGGCGCGATCTCGATTTCCTGCTCTACGAGTGGCTGGACGTCGAGAACCTCACCAAACGCGAGCGGTACGCCGAGCACTCGCGGGAGACCTTCGACGCCGTGCTGGAACTCAGCGAGCAACTGGCCGCCAAGTACTTCGCACCGCACAACAAGCTCAACGACGCCAACGAACCCACCTTCGACGGCGAACGCGTGACCATCATCCCCGAAGTCGGCCAGGCGCTGGCCGCCTTCGCCAAAGCCGGGCTGCCCTCGGCCGCGATGGACTACGAACTCGGCGGCGCACAGCTGCCCGCGACCGTCGCGCAGGCGAGCTACGCCTGGTTCCAGGCGGCCAATCCGGGCACCGCGGGTTACCCGTTCCTCACTGTGGCCAACGCGAATCTGCTTGTCGCCCACGGTGGTCCGGAGCACGTGGAGAAGTTCGTCAAGCCGATGCTCGCGGGCCGTTTCTTCGGCACCATGTGCCTGTCGGAGCCCCAAGCCGGTTCGTCGCTGGCCGACACCGTCACCCGCGCCGAACCACAGGACGACGGCACGTATCGCCTGTTCGGCACCAAGATGTGGATTTCCGGCGGCGATCACGAACTCGGCGAGAACATCGTGCACCTGGTGCTGGCCAAGATCCCCGGCGGACCGGCGGGCACCAAGGGCATCTCACTGTTCGTGGTGCCGCGATTCCTGGTCGGCGACGACGGCGCGATCGGCGAACGCAACGACGTCGCCCTGGCCGGGCTCAACCACAAGATGGGCTTCCGCGGCACGGTCAACACCGTGCTCAACTTCGGCGAGGGCCGCTGGACGCCCGGCGGCGCGCCCGGTGCGATCGGCTACCTGGTCGGCGAACCGCATCGCGGGCTGACCTACATGTTCCACATGATGAACGAGGCCCGCATCGGCGTCGGCCTGGTCGCCACCGCGCTCGGCTACACCGGATACCTCGAGTCGCTCGACTACGCCCGCACCCGCGCGCAGGGCCGGGCCAAGCTGCCCGCCGACCCGTCCGCGCCGCAGCGTCCGATCATCGAGCACGCCGACGTCAAGCGGATGCTGCTGGCACAGAAGGCCTATGCCGAGGGCGCGCTGGCGCTGGTGCTGTACTGCGCGCGGCTGGTCGACGAGCAGCGCACCGCCGAATCCGACGAGGAGCGCCGCGCGGTCACCCTGCTACTGGACATCCTGACCCCGATCGCCAAGAGCTGGCCCTCGCAGTGGTGCCTGGAGGCCAACAGCCTCGCCATCCAGGTGCTCGGCGGCTACGGCTACACCCGCGAGTACAACGTCGAGCAGCACTACCGGGACAACCGGCTCAACCCCATCCACGAGGGCACGCACGGCATCCAAGGGCTGGATCTGCTCGGGCGCAAGGTGACTCAGCAGGGCGGCGCCAGCCTGCTCGCACTCGGCTCCCGCGTCGACGCGACCATCACCGCCGCGCGGGCGGCGGGCGGCGAGGCGGCGGAGCTTGCCGCACACCTGGATTCGGCGTGGCGGCGGCTGGTCGAGGTGACGGCGGGACTGTTCGCCTCCGGTGACATAGAGGCCGCGCTGGCCAACAGCTCGGTGTACCTGGAGGCATTCGGGCACACCGTCCTGGCCTGGATCTGGCTCGAACAGTTCCTCGCCGCCGCGGACCGGTCCGGCGACTTCTACGATGGCAAGCGGCATGCCGCCCGGTTCTTCTACCGTTTCGAATTGCCCAAGACCGCACCGGCACTGGACCTGCTCGCCAGGTTGGACACGACTACCCTGCAGATGCGGGACGCCTGGTTCTGAACTCAGCCCATTTCGATACACGTCTTAGACGATGTATCATTCCGCGGTGATCGATTCCAGTCAGCGGACCACCCGCCCTCCCGGCCGCCCGGCCTCCGCGACCAGGGAACAGGTCATAGAACTCGCTCGCCGCGCGTTCCTGTCCGGGGAGCGCGTGGACATCCAGGCGATCGCCGGGCAACTCGGGCTCAGCCGCGCCTCGGTGTACCGCTGGTTCGGCTCCCGCGACGGAGTGCTCGGCGCGGTCCTGGCCGGGGAGTTCGAGGCGCTGCTCAGGCATGCGGACGCCCGCCGCCGCTCCAGCGGCGCGCGCCGCATCCTGGACGTGCTGTACCGGGTCAACCGCTGGATGCGTGACAACGAACCGTTCCGGCGCTACTTCGAGAACGAGCCACTGTCCGGGTTGCGCATCCTCACCGCGAGCGACGGACCGGTACAGCCACTGGTCGTCGGCACCGTCCAGGAACTGATCGTCCGCGCCACCGAAGAGGACGGATACCGTCCTCCGCTGGAACCGGCGTTGCTGGCCTACGCGCTGGTCCGGCTCGGCGAGGCGTTCCTGTACAACGACAACGTCGCGGGCATCCGCGGCGACGTCGACCGCCTGCACGAGGTCCAGGCGGCGCTGCTGGGCATCCCCGAGGCGATCACCCCCTGACCGCCGCACGACCACGGTCCCGCAATCACCGGCACGTTGCCGTTCGTGCGGCTCGGCACCGCCCTGACGCCCGCACCCTCGCCGCCGCCTCCTAGCTGTGGTGCGAGGACGACGGCGTCTACGGCGACGGCCACCACCGCTCGGCCCCGGATACGCCCGCACCACCGGCCCCGGCTGCCCGACACCGAAAACGCCGGACTGCGGCTGAAGATCGTTTACACCGCCGAAGCGCTCGCCGCACTGCTCGACCTAGACAGTGCGGCGACTTCGGAGATTCGCCGGTCGATTCCTAGGTACCTACGGTGCGCGACAGTAAACAAGGGCCGCTCAGCCCCCGCGTTCCCCTTTTCGAATCGCCGTGATCGGAATTCGACGCACGGCGCACTACGTGGCGTATTCCCCGAACAGCGGCGCATATCGCCAGGTCGGACCGGGCGGAGCCCGGCGCAATAACATCCCCTGAATTCCGCGGGCGCGAACACCGGCACGGCCCCGCCCGCAACCCCCGTTATCGTCGCTATTCGTGCAGGTCAGCGACGGAAAGGCGGAGAAAGTGGCAGCGGAACCCACGCCGGTGCGGCAGTTGCGCGCCGATCAAGCGCGGCGGGTGGCCGACATCTTGCGCCATCAACTGCACGCGGGCGCGTTCGACGGCGCGCTGCCGAGCGAACAGCAGCTCGCCGCCGAATACGGCGCTTCCCGCAATACCGTCCGCGACGCCCTGACGCTGCTGAAGGACGAGGGCTTGATCGACCGGGCGCCCAAAGTGGGCACCCGGGTGGCCACCCGCAAGTACGACCACGGGCTCGACGCGCTGCTGGGGTTGCAGGAGACCTTCAAAGGCCACGGCACCGTGCGCAACGAGGTGCGCGCGGCGATGCACGTCGCCGCGCCGCCCGCCGTCGCGCGCAGGCTCGGTCTGGCGCCGGGCGAGCGCGTGGTCTACCTCGAGCGGCTGCGCTACCTGGCGGATCTGCCGCTGAGCCTCGACCTCACCTATCTGACGCCCGACATCGGCACCGAGGTGCTCGGCCACGACCTCGAGCACACCGATGTCTTCGTGCTGCTGGAACGCATCAGCGGCCACTCCCTCGGCTCCGCCGACCTCGCTGTGGAGGCCGTTCCCGCCGACCCGCACACCGCCTCCACCCTCGACGTCCCCGGCGGTGCGCCGCTGCTGATGCTGGAGCGACTGACGCGCCTGGACGACGGCCGCCCGGTCGACCTGGAATACATCCGGATGCGCGGCGACCGAATCACCATGCGCGGCAGCCTGACCCGCAGCACCCCCGAATGGAAGGTCCTTTAGATGGCACTCGTGAACCAGCGCGCCGACATCCCCGTCACCATCGACGAATCCCTCTGCATCCAGGGATGCACCCTCTGTGTGGAGATCTGCCCGCTCGACTCGCTGGCCATCAACCCCGACAACGGCAAGGCCTTCATGCACGTGGACGAGTGCTGGTACTGCGGCCCCTGCGCGGCCCGCTGCCCCACCGGAGCCGTGACCGTCAACATGCCCTACCTGCTCCGCTGATCTGGAAGACCGATGAAAGTGAAACTCGTCCCCGTCCTGCTCGCCGCCGCGCTCGCGCTGACCGGGTGCTCGCTCGAGCAGTCCGACGACACCCCGGCCGGCACCGTCAAGGTGGTCGTCGGCTACCAGTCCAAAACAATCAACACCGTCACCGCGGGCACGTTGCTGCGCGCGCAGGGCTACCTCGAGCAGCGGCTACAGAAGATCACCGACAACGGCGGGGCGAAATACCAGGTCGAATGGCAGGATTACGACACCGGCGCGCCGATCACCGCGCAAATGGTGGCCGAGAAGATCGACATCGGTTCGATGGGCGATTACCCCCTGCTGATCAACGGCTCCCGCACCCAGGCCAACGAGCGGGCGCGCACCGCACTGGTGTCGGTCACCGGGTACAACCCCAAAGGCGCGCTGAACATGGTCGTGGTGCCGAACGACTCGGCGGCAACCAGCATCACCGACCTGGCGGGGCAGAAGATCTCGGCCAGCGTCGGCTCGGCCGGACACGGCACTCTGGTGCAGGCGCTGTCGCGGGCCGGAATCGATCCGGCCAAGGGCGTGGAGGTGCTCAACCAGCAGCCGCAGGTCGGCGCGACCGCGCTGGAATCGCGCCAGGTGGGCGCGCTGTCGCAGTTCGTCGCATGGCCCGGCCTGGTCGTCTTCCAGAACAAGGCCAAACTGCTCTACGACGGCGCCGAACTCGGCGTGCCGACCTTCCACGGCGTGGTGGCCCGGCGCTCCTACGCCGCCGATCACCCGGAAGTGCTCCAGGCGTTCCTCGCCGCGCAACTGGACGCCACCCAGTTCCTGCGGGAGAAGCCGTTCGAAGCCGCGAAGATCGTCGCCGACGGCTCCGGTCTGCCTCACGAGGTGGTGTATCTCTACAACGGTCCCGGCGGAACGAGTTTCGACACCACGCTCGAGCCGAGCCTGATCGCGGCGCTCAAAGGCGATGTGGCCTACCTGAAGTCGATCGGAGATTTCGCCGACCTGGACATCGACCGGTTCGTCGACGACGCGCCGCTGCGCAAAGCGTTCGCCGACACCGGACGCGACTACGACCGGGAATCGACCGACACCGCCAACCCGACGCGGGTCACCGGCAGCGATCCCGTCTGCGGCATCGCGGCCGAGAATCCCGCACTGGCAGGTGAACTGTGGCTGGACGGGGAACCGAAACCCCAACCGGCCGCCGACCCGACCTGCCTGCTGCGCGCGATCCAGGCCGCGAAGGCGCAGGGCAAAACGATCCGCGCCGCCTACATCCCGGACACCGAACTCGGCACGCGCTGGTTCGCCGACAAGTCGATCTGGTTGCGCGACGGCGCCCGCTACCTGCCCTTCACCACCGCCGCCGCCGCGCAGCGCTACCGGCAGGCGCATCCGTCCGCCGCACCGGTCACCTACGACCAGGCCGTCACGGAAGTACGCGGATGACCAGCGAACTCGCCGTCCCAGCGGTGCGGGCGGGCGCGGCGGAGGCCGCCGCGACCCGCCCGGACACCGCCCCCGCACCGCGCTCGGCATGGCGCTCCCGGCTGCTGCGGGTCGCCTCGGTCGCCGTCGCGGTGGGTCTGTGGCAACTGCTCACGGTCACCAACGTGCGGGCGGGCCTGCGCTTCGACACCCTGCCCACCGTCACCGAGATCGTCGCCGAATTCGGCACGCAACTGCGCGCCGAGCAGTACTACCTGGATATCGCCCAATCGCTGCTGCGGATCGTCACCGGATTCGGACTGGCCGCGGTGGTCGGCGTGATCGCGGGCATCGGC
Encoded here:
- a CDS encoding epoxide hydrolase, which codes for MTNTEIRPFRIDVPQADLDDLRLRLARTRWIDDLPGTGWERGVPTAYLKNLAGYWAEKFDWRAAETELNAHPQFTTTIAGQNVHFLHIRSAREDATPLLLLHGWPSSVADFLDMIGPLTDPAAHGAPQAPAFHLVVPSLPGHGFSGPITEAGWNDGRIAAALAELMARLDYHRYGVQGGDHGAFIAPALGRIDTEHVVGVHVNALVTFPTGDPADMAALTDAEKARLGGMKKFQDDGSAYMNLKGSRPNTIAQLLADSPTGQLGWIVEKYREWTDQSHDLPEQAVDLDRLLTTVSIYWFTDTARSVADLYYERFHDATMFAPKPKGTVPTGVAVFKDGDYAIRRYAERAHHITHWSEFYSGGHFPALEVPELLVGDIREFFRTLG
- a CDS encoding acyl-CoA dehydrogenase, with product MRSTLLSRRDLDFLLYEWLDVENLTKRERYAEHSRETFDAVLELSEQLAAKYFAPHNKLNDANEPTFDGERVTIIPEVGQALAAFAKAGLPSAAMDYELGGAQLPATVAQASYAWFQAANPGTAGYPFLTVANANLLVAHGGPEHVEKFVKPMLAGRFFGTMCLSEPQAGSSLADTVTRAEPQDDGTYRLFGTKMWISGGDHELGENIVHLVLAKIPGGPAGTKGISLFVVPRFLVGDDGAIGERNDVALAGLNHKMGFRGTVNTVLNFGEGRWTPGGAPGAIGYLVGEPHRGLTYMFHMMNEARIGVGLVATALGYTGYLESLDYARTRAQGRAKLPADPSAPQRPIIEHADVKRMLLAQKAYAEGALALVLYCARLVDEQRTAESDEERRAVTLLLDILTPIAKSWPSQWCLEANSLAIQVLGGYGYTREYNVEQHYRDNRLNPIHEGTHGIQGLDLLGRKVTQQGGASLLALGSRVDATITAARAAGGEAAELAAHLDSAWRRLVEVTAGLFASGDIEAALANSSVYLEAFGHTVLAWIWLEQFLAAADRSGDFYDGKRHAARFFYRFELPKTAPALDLLARLDTTTLQMRDAWF
- a CDS encoding GntR family transcriptional regulator, encoding MQVSDGKAEKVAAEPTPVRQLRADQARRVADILRHQLHAGAFDGALPSEQQLAAEYGASRNTVRDALTLLKDEGLIDRAPKVGTRVATRKYDHGLDALLGLQETFKGHGTVRNEVRAAMHVAAPPAVARRLGLAPGERVVYLERLRYLADLPLSLDLTYLTPDIGTEVLGHDLEHTDVFVLLERISGHSLGSADLAVEAVPADPHTASTLDVPGGAPLLMLERLTRLDDGRPVDLEYIRMRGDRITMRGSLTRSTPEWKVL
- a CDS encoding TetR/AcrR family transcriptional regulator — its product is MYHSAVIDSSQRTTRPPGRPASATREQVIELARRAFLSGERVDIQAIAGQLGLSRASVYRWFGSRDGVLGAVLAGEFEALLRHADARRRSSGARRILDVLYRVNRWMRDNEPFRRYFENEPLSGLRILTASDGPVQPLVVGTVQELIVRATEEDGYRPPLEPALLAYALVRLGEAFLYNDNVAGIRGDVDRLHEVQAALLGIPEAITP
- a CDS encoding AAA family ATPase yields the protein MVSLPVSGAFVGRAAELAALQDAYRDPAVHTVLIGGEAGIGKSRLVAEFTTRLGGRTAVLSGRCPEFGATGVPFTPFVAVMRAVLRELGVEGLAALLPVPEPAVARWLPELAARSGTAGAETDRTRLFGEILTVLEQFALTRPLVVVLEDLHWADDASLALLAFLVANLAEGDLVLVGTYRPADSEPLRKLVTGLRRDPRVRLLTPPPLTKHEVGRQLAALHAREPEPGTIARVFERSRGIPLFVEALGPAPEDTPAELSELLLGYLSDLPEQTASVLSLAAAAGSSVPHTLLEAATDLTPAALTTALHQLIDRQLLVTTDTGYEFRHVLIREAVYDDLLPVERKRLHARISQVLLEHRKQDPHQFPSAELAYHAYAAGELPPALEAAWESASEAESIGAHRDQVRHLDRVLELWDHVPDAASRVEVERLDVVEAVVAACHRGGVVERGIAAADAALAAIDAATEPERAARLHHYRAGLRNQSSSGGEDDLLAALALLPAHPPTRLRGEVLAELAAARVFSGAAAAAENDARSAAEVAEQLDDLPLAARAHAYLGLATADRSEVATAHFDRAHAAAKAAGDPGTLLTVVLWESALLVSAGANEKAIAAIQQGLRAAHETYRFAEAAPILLVKWAQALTALGRWNEALDLVDESLTERLPPLSTAALLLCHARIMLARGDANATATSARTAQPLLGDSRWARQYQIQLYTVQSEIAHAAGDPQRAAEIGAATLIADDLAAHHHEAWALADTVARTRCAPMVLHSVTEKLPVTSAVDAAYRNSCHAVRSGRPADWDAVVASWRALRQPYELARSLLDSGAAELAAGDRPAARDALRSVLELADELAAPPLAEQARQLAERAGIVLAESSDRSSPARRPSTAGLTPRELDVLRLVATGASNRRIAAELFISANTAGVHVSRILAKLGAATRTEAAAMAHARGLLSPSTDG
- a CDS encoding ferredoxin family protein, yielding MALVNQRADIPVTIDESLCIQGCTLCVEICPLDSLAINPDNGKAFMHVDECWYCGPCAARCPTGAVTVNMPYLLR
- a CDS encoding ABC transporter substrate-binding protein; this encodes MKVKLVPVLLAAALALTGCSLEQSDDTPAGTVKVVVGYQSKTINTVTAGTLLRAQGYLEQRLQKITDNGGAKYQVEWQDYDTGAPITAQMVAEKIDIGSMGDYPLLINGSRTQANERARTALVSVTGYNPKGALNMVVVPNDSAATSITDLAGQKISASVGSAGHGTLVQALSRAGIDPAKGVEVLNQQPQVGATALESRQVGALSQFVAWPGLVVFQNKAKLLYDGAELGVPTFHGVVARRSYAADHPEVLQAFLAAQLDATQFLREKPFEAAKIVADGSGLPHEVVYLYNGPGGTSFDTTLEPSLIAALKGDVAYLKSIGDFADLDIDRFVDDAPLRKAFADTGRDYDRESTDTANPTRVTGSDPVCGIAAENPALAGELWLDGEPKPQPAADPTCLLRAIQAAKAQGKTIRAAYIPDTELGTRWFADKSIWLRDGARYLPFTTAAAAQRYRQAHPSAAPVTYDQAVTEVRG